GACACTATTGAGTGGCCCCCACACATCGCCTGCGAGTTTTGCTGCCTCTTCCAGCACCGCCTCAACCAAGTCGGGAGTGGCTTCTTCAAAGCCTGGCAGTGCAAGCGAGCGGTGTGCGAGTAACTCTTCGAGCACAAAACGCAAATCGCGTACCGGCGCGGCATAATAATTCATGGCAAAACCTCAGCGGAAATCGGTGATAAACAGCAATTAGTAAAAACACTATCACGAATAGTAGTTTCACTACTTTCATCACACCATTAGCCCAAGGTCTCACCTGCTGAAATAACATCAGCTCACTATCTACGTTTTTGTCTCAATTTTGCCCTATCCGCCCGAGTTAATTATCGACGAGCCTCGGTTTCCACATCATCGTAATAAACGATATGGGTTTGGTCTTCTGAGGGCGGGCCAACAATGGGTTCAACCGCACCCACGTCAGGCACGACATCAGAAAGGTCTTCCAAGTGCTCGTGCTCGAGCGCGCCTTGCATCAGTTCCTCTGTGACCACTAGCTCGGCACCTGCCGCCGTCATCGGCGTTGTTGGTGTAAAGGGAGCCACGGGAACCGGTGCAGGCCGCACGCTGCGCCGCCAACCAAAGAACAAGAGGAAAAACAGACTCAGTGAGCCAAATGCCCAGAACAGCCCCGCATCTCCCATGGCGGTCATTACCGGAGAGATCATAAGCGGGCTGATGGTGGCCCCAATGGAGTTGATTAATAACAGGCCCTGGCTCATGCGTACCAGTGCGCCTGCCGGAGCACGGTCGGCGGCATGGCTAACCGCCACCGGGTAAAGCGCAAATACACCGCCACCCAGTAAGAACAGCAGCGCTGCCAGCAAGGGCGTCGACATTGGCAGCCATATCATGGCCGCCGAAATCACTACACAGAAAGCGCTGATTCCGATCAATACGATTTGACGGTCGTGGCGGTCAGACCAGCGGCCAATGGGGTATTGAAGTAACATAGCGCCAAGAATCACGACGGCCATCATTTGCCCCACCTGATTGACGCTCATGCCAATGCGCTGCAAATACAGTGGCAGCAAGGTATAAGCGGCAGCCACTACCATGCCAGACCCTAAACTCCCCATCACTCCCGTCGGCGTCATGGTAATCAAACGGTGCGGCGGAAGCGGCTCAGCGTGCTCTATAATGGGCGATACCCGTGGAATCATTGCCATGGGCAGCACCGATAAAGACGCCAATAGACCAATCACCATAAAGGGAGCCGTTACCCCCATGGCACTGGTTACCCCCAACAGCAACTGCCCCAGCACACCCGCGGCGTACAGCGAGATCATATACATCGCTAGCAATCGACCACGTACTTTTTGATCGCCCGATGTCAGCAACCAACTTTCAATCACTAAGTAAACGCCCACGGTGGCCCAGCCGCCAATTAAGCGCAGCACAAACCAAGCCCAAGGGTCAAAAAACAGCCCTTGCA
This genomic window from Halomonas sp. TD01 contains:
- a CDS encoding MFS transporter; translation: MSRQLLAMALAPLLGLFILGIGNGFLATLITVRLDAAGESATVIGIVSSAYFIGLALGALVNDRLLLRIGHIRAYGSFASLVAVTVLLQGLFFDPWAWFVLRLIGGWATVGVYLVIESWLLTSGDQKVRGRLLAMYMISLYAAGVLGQLLLGVTSAMGVTAPFMVIGLLASLSVLPMAMIPRVSPIIEHAEPLPPHRLITMTPTGVMGSLGSGMVVAAAYTLLPLYLQRIGMSVNQVGQMMAVVILGAMLLQYPIGRWSDRHDRQIVLIGISAFCVVISAAMIWLPMSTPLLAALLFLLGGGVFALYPVAVSHAADRAPAGALVRMSQGLLLINSIGATISPLMISPVMTAMGDAGLFWAFGSLSLFFLLFFGWRRSVRPAPVPVAPFTPTTPMTAAGAELVVTEELMQGALEHEHLEDLSDVVPDVGAVEPIVGPPSEDQTHIVYYDDVETEARR